The Desulfovibrio sp. genome window below encodes:
- a CDS encoding ribonucleoside triphosphate reductase, giving the protein MPLQIQKRDGCLETWSLDRIALAILKALKASGVQDPLLAKRLARKVEEKLADCDVALQENVQDMVERVLMESRLFDVAKRFVIYREKRRTLREQKAAYLDIAETIDNYLSKADWRVAENANMAHSFQGLMLHLSGTVQARYALEKYPEEVRAAHDHGYFHIHDLSFGLAGYCAGWSLRDLLLEGFNLEGRSSAGPAKHFDSALGQMVNFLGTLQNEWAGAQAFNNVDTYLAPFIRHDGLSYMQVRQAVQKFVFNLNTTSRWGGQTPFTNLSFDLTPPKHIAKEAAIIGGKFQEDNYGDFQAEMDMFNKAFLEVMAEGDYYGQIFSFPIPTYNVTEDFPWDSEIGKSLLDLTAKYGAPYFQNFINSDLSPEDVRSMCCRLQMDLRELRNKVGGLFGAGDLTGSIGVVTLNLPKLAYLSHGEEDFLDLLGEYATLAKDALEFKRKLIQGHLDRGMFPYSSRYLKHGYKGHFSTIGLVGGHEACLNILGKGIETEAGVRLMTRALNHLREITSRFQEETGNLYNLEATPAEGTSYRLAKIDKNLYADIQASGNGTPYYTNSTNLPVGQCEDVIAALEHQNKLQPLYTGGTVFHTFLGEAVADTESLKNFIVKAFRMTKIPYLSITPTFSVCKEHGYMSGEHHECTTCGEDSEVFTRIVGYYRPVSRWNKGKKAEYADRVTYMGVCGCEPGQL; this is encoded by the coding sequence ATGCCCCTGCAGATTCAGAAACGCGACGGCTGCCTGGAAACCTGGTCCCTGGACCGGATCGCACTTGCCATACTGAAGGCCCTTAAAGCCAGCGGCGTCCAGGACCCTCTGCTGGCCAAACGCCTGGCCCGCAAGGTGGAGGAGAAGCTCGCCGATTGCGACGTCGCCCTCCAGGAGAACGTGCAGGACATGGTCGAGCGCGTGCTCATGGAGTCGCGCCTTTTCGACGTGGCCAAGCGCTTTGTCATCTACCGCGAGAAACGGCGCACTCTGCGCGAACAGAAGGCCGCGTACTTGGACATCGCGGAGACCATCGACAACTATCTCTCCAAGGCCGACTGGCGCGTGGCCGAGAACGCCAACATGGCCCATTCCTTCCAGGGGCTCATGCTGCACCTCTCCGGCACGGTGCAGGCCCGCTACGCCCTGGAGAAATACCCCGAGGAAGTCCGGGCCGCCCACGACCACGGCTACTTCCACATCCACGATCTTTCCTTCGGTCTGGCCGGATACTGCGCGGGCTGGAGCCTGCGCGACCTCCTGCTTGAAGGCTTCAACCTGGAGGGGCGGTCCTCGGCCGGACCGGCCAAGCACTTCGATTCAGCCCTGGGCCAGATGGTCAACTTCCTGGGCACCCTCCAGAACGAATGGGCCGGGGCCCAGGCCTTCAACAACGTGGACACCTATCTGGCCCCCTTCATCCGGCACGACGGCCTCTCCTACATGCAGGTACGCCAGGCCGTGCAGAAGTTCGTGTTCAACTTGAACACCACCTCGCGCTGGGGCGGCCAGACCCCGTTCACCAACCTGAGCTTCGACCTCACGCCCCCCAAGCACATCGCCAAGGAGGCGGCCATCATCGGCGGCAAGTTCCAGGAAGACAACTACGGCGACTTCCAGGCCGAGATGGACATGTTCAACAAGGCCTTCCTGGAGGTCATGGCCGAGGGCGACTATTACGGCCAGATATTCTCCTTCCCCATTCCCACCTACAACGTGACCGAGGACTTCCCCTGGGATTCCGAGATCGGCAAGAGCCTCTTGGATCTCACGGCCAAGTACGGGGCTCCTTACTTCCAGAACTTCATCAACTCCGACCTCTCGCCCGAGGACGTGCGCTCCATGTGCTGCCGCCTGCAGATGGACCTGCGCGAGCTGCGCAACAAGGTGGGCGGGCTCTTCGGCGCTGGCGACCTGACCGGCTCCATCGGCGTGGTAACCTTGAACCTGCCAAAGCTGGCCTATCTGTCCCATGGCGAGGAGGACTTCCTGGATCTTCTTGGCGAATACGCCACCCTGGCCAAGGACGCCCTGGAGTTCAAACGAAAGCTCATCCAGGGCCACCTGGACCGGGGCATGTTCCCCTATTCCAGCCGCTACCTGAAGCACGGCTACAAGGGCCATTTCTCCACCATAGGCCTGGTGGGCGGCCACGAGGCCTGCCTGAACATTCTGGGCAAGGGCATCGAGACCGAGGCGGGCGTCAGGCTCATGACCCGGGCGCTCAACCACCTGCGCGAGATCACCAGCCGTTTCCAGGAAGAGACCGGGAACCTCTACAACCTGGAGGCCACCCCGGCCGAGGGCACCAGCTACCGCCTGGCCAAGATCGACAAGAATCTCTACGCGGACATCCAGGCCTCGGGCAACGGCACCCCGTACTACACCAACTCCACCAACCTGCCCGTGGGCCAATGCGAAGACGTGATCGCCGCCCTGGAGCACCAGAACAAACTCCAGCCCCTGTACACGGGCGGCACGGTGTTCCACACGTTTTTGGGCGAGGCCGTGGCCGACACCGAGTCGCTCAAGAACTTCATCGTCAAGGCCTTCCGCATGACCAAGATCCCGTACCTGTCCATCACGCCTACGTTTAGCGTGTGCAAGGAGCACGGGTACATGTCCGGCGAACATCACGAGTGCACCACCTGCGGGGAGGACTCCGAGGTGTTCACCAGGATCGTGGGGTACTATCGCCCGGTGTCTCGCTGGAACAAGGGCAAGAAGGCCGAGTACGCGGATAGGGTGACGTATATGGGCGTGTGTGGGTGTGAGCCTGGGCAGTTGTAA
- a CDS encoding radical SAM protein, with product MENASSQDNRTAAQARIRAVTPLSLCDWPGKNTSVVYVGGCNLRCPTCHNASLAFTPNFHPALELTAVLKGLAARRRWLDGVVVCGGEPTLDPGLPDLVEALFGLGLAVKVDTNGMRPEVVAGILSRCPQTLFAVDVKGPWEKYPGLTGQAVSGPDARDRLKAVFHLASTNPGSFDFRITVVPGLTPHDVRVAGGYLPAGFTLKEQPFVPPVYGKETPHAPADSETRRLPGNLVPGPDRTCHTEGP from the coding sequence ATGGAAAACGCATCGTCACAGGATAATAGAACAGCTGCTCAGGCCCGCATCAGGGCCGTGACCCCCCTGTCGCTGTGCGACTGGCCGGGGAAGAACACATCAGTCGTCTACGTGGGCGGATGCAACCTGCGCTGCCCCACCTGCCACAACGCCTCCCTGGCCTTCACCCCGAACTTTCACCCCGCACTCGAGCTTACAGCCGTATTAAAAGGCCTGGCAGCGCGTAGACGCTGGCTGGACGGGGTGGTGGTCTGCGGTGGCGAACCCACTCTGGACCCTGGCCTGCCCGACCTGGTGGAGGCGCTCTTCGGGCTTGGTCTCGCGGTCAAGGTGGACACCAACGGCATGCGCCCCGAGGTGGTCGCCGGGATACTTTCCAGGTGCCCCCAGACGCTGTTCGCGGTGGACGTGAAAGGCCCCTGGGAGAAGTATCCGGGCCTGACCGGCCAGGCGGTTTCCGGGCCAGACGCCCGGGATCGCCTGAAAGCCGTATTTCATCTGGCCTCAACTAACCCCGGCTCATTTGATTTCCGCATCACCGTGGTTCCGGGGCTCACCCCGCACGATGTCCGCGTGGCAGGTGGGTACCTGCCAGCGGGATTTACCCTGAAAGAACAACCCTTCGTACCTCCCGTTTACGGCAAGGAGACCCCCCATGCCCCTGCAGATTCAGAAACGCGACGGCTGCCTGGAAACCTGGTCCCTGGACCGGATCGCACTTGCCATACTGAAGGCCCTTAA
- the plsY gene encoding glycerol-3-phosphate 1-O-acyltransferase PlsY — translation MAKILWLVLAYLAGSFPFGLFIAQASCNIDPRKAGSGNIGATNVARQCGTKLGVATLVLDALKGFAPVAVAWQMGDGWFAGLAALAAVSGHMFPVFLHYKGGKGVATTIGAFLALSPMATVVSGLLCAAAIAISGFVSVGSLLLAASLPFTVWWATSFQLVPVSLVVAGLIIWKHEANIRRLLAGEEKPWKKKSA, via the coding sequence ATCGCCAAGATTCTGTGGCTCGTGCTGGCCTACCTGGCCGGGTCCTTCCCATTCGGGCTCTTCATCGCCCAGGCCTCCTGCAACATAGACCCCCGCAAGGCCGGCAGCGGCAACATCGGCGCCACCAATGTGGCCAGGCAGTGCGGCACGAAGCTTGGAGTGGCCACTCTGGTCTTGGATGCGCTCAAGGGCTTCGCCCCCGTAGCCGTGGCCTGGCAGATGGGTGATGGCTGGTTCGCTGGCCTGGCTGCCTTGGCCGCCGTGTCCGGGCACATGTTCCCGGTATTTCTGCACTACAAGGGGGGCAAGGGCGTGGCCACCACCATCGGCGCGTTTCTGGCGCTCTCGCCCATGGCCACCGTCGTTTCCGGGCTTCTCTGCGCCGCAGCAATAGCCATCTCGGGGTTCGTGTCCGTTGGGTCGCTCCTTCTGGCCGCCAGTCTGCCGTTTACGGTGTGGTGGGCTACGAGCTTCCAACTGGTGCCGGTGAGCCTGGTGGTTGCCGGGTTGATCATCTGGAAGCATGAGGCCAATATCCGCCGGCTTCTGGCCGGAGAAGAGAAACCCTGGAAAAAAAAGTCAGCGTAG
- a CDS encoding RNB domain-containing ribonuclease translates to MQGNEPHMAWVEEASGEKLRLYTLNKRETKLASSRLLPWAGPRFEGQFNKEAVLEKLREHAKRREELAGNIDPLEIWELAQGEVTQSSAAWFAGLAFENPDVDQVAAMGRALLSLKTHFKFQPPNFEVYATDMVERRLAEQETARERELVVTAGQDFFHELWTGWASGRRKDVARLAAHLDPEAAEKLKGLLRGLLADPESQELAPLWQSLRKGLPEHPHQALIIAMEWGIVPPHHNALLDQAGYDAGDAWSAAHGESISQLLADFQAKKGQPEPGEYVSVDSPTTRDIDDAFHVERTEYGWRVSMALARPTLSWDFESGLGRAVWQRASSLYLPEGVSHMLPESLGCDLYSLKAGEDRPALILDWILDEVGAVTNFAPRLSWVRVSQNLTYEGVETALQDGSAAQGITAAHALAQLLRDARIQRGAVVIDRPEPKIRLEGQPENVRVRIEQEPEYPGAQMAVSELMILANTSVAAWAQAHDVALLHRVQDIAIPHGYAGVWTNPVDMHRVVKQLSGATLEVRPGRHASLAAEAYSPITSPLRRLTDLVNLGQVESFLASGSPKFTRDELVAKLPGIAARLDAVGQIQRFRPRYWKLCYMRDKCREREFEAVVVEECGPVAVLSLTELQMYVRCGREALGGKTQEGQRFWFKLGKVDPLTNEFRVLSAREMEDKPDPGEWPPLAD, encoded by the coding sequence ATGCAGGGCAACGAGCCCCATATGGCATGGGTTGAGGAAGCCTCTGGAGAGAAGCTTCGCCTGTACACCCTGAACAAACGCGAGACCAAGCTCGCTTCGTCTCGACTGCTCCCCTGGGCCGGGCCGCGTTTCGAGGGCCAGTTCAACAAGGAAGCGGTTCTTGAGAAACTCCGCGAGCACGCCAAGCGCCGCGAGGAACTGGCCGGAAACATTGATCCATTGGAAATCTGGGAACTCGCCCAAGGGGAGGTCACCCAGTCCTCGGCCGCCTGGTTCGCCGGTCTGGCCTTCGAGAATCCGGATGTTGACCAGGTGGCGGCCATGGGCCGGGCGCTCTTGAGCCTTAAAACCCATTTCAAGTTTCAGCCCCCCAATTTCGAAGTGTACGCTACGGACATGGTGGAACGCCGCCTGGCCGAGCAGGAGACAGCCCGCGAACGCGAATTGGTGGTGACTGCCGGGCAGGATTTCTTTCACGAACTCTGGACCGGTTGGGCTTCTGGCAGGCGAAAGGACGTGGCCAGGCTTGCCGCGCACCTGGACCCGGAGGCCGCCGAGAAACTGAAAGGACTGTTGCGGGGCCTGCTGGCCGATCCTGAAAGCCAGGAACTGGCTCCTCTGTGGCAGAGCTTGCGCAAGGGGCTGCCTGAGCATCCCCATCAGGCGCTTATAATCGCCATGGAGTGGGGCATTGTGCCCCCCCACCACAACGCGCTGCTTGATCAGGCCGGATATGACGCGGGCGACGCCTGGAGCGCCGCACATGGCGAGAGCATATCGCAGCTCCTGGCCGATTTTCAGGCCAAGAAGGGCCAGCCGGAACCTGGCGAGTACGTCAGCGTGGATTCGCCCACCACCCGAGACATCGACGACGCCTTCCATGTGGAGCGGACCGAATACGGCTGGCGGGTGAGCATGGCCCTGGCCAGGCCCACCTTGTCCTGGGACTTCGAAAGCGGGCTGGGAAGGGCCGTTTGGCAGAGGGCCTCGAGCCTGTACCTGCCCGAGGGCGTGAGCCATATGCTCCCCGAGTCCCTCGGTTGCGATCTCTACAGCCTGAAGGCCGGCGAGGACCGCCCCGCCCTTATTCTGGACTGGATTCTGGACGAGGTGGGCGCGGTGACGAACTTTGCACCCAGACTCTCCTGGGTGCGCGTGTCGCAAAACCTCACCTACGAAGGCGTGGAAACAGCCCTCCAGGACGGTTCGGCAGCGCAGGGCATAACGGCGGCCCATGCATTGGCTCAGCTGCTGAGGGACGCGCGCATCCAGCGGGGAGCCGTGGTCATCGACAGGCCCGAACCCAAGATTCGTCTGGAGGGCCAACCTGAAAACGTCCGGGTCCGGATCGAACAGGAGCCGGAATACCCTGGCGCGCAGATGGCCGTGAGCGAACTCATGATCCTGGCCAACACGTCCGTGGCGGCCTGGGCCCAGGCTCATGACGTCGCCCTGCTGCACCGCGTGCAGGATATCGCCATACCGCACGGGTATGCCGGGGTGTGGACCAATCCGGTGGACATGCACCGCGTGGTCAAACAGCTCTCCGGCGCCACCCTGGAAGTCCGGCCCGGACGTCACGCCAGCCTGGCGGCGGAGGCGTACTCGCCGATCACCTCTCCGCTGCGCAGGCTCACGGACCTTGTGAACCTGGGGCAGGTGGAGTCCTTTCTTGCCTCGGGCTCGCCGAAATTTACCCGCGACGAGCTTGTGGCCAAGCTCCCGGGAATCGCGGCCCGGCTTGACGCGGTGGGGCAAATCCAGAGGTTCCGGCCGCGTTACTGGAAACTGTGCTATATGCGCGACAAGTGCAGGGAGCGCGAGTTCGAGGCCGTTGTTGTCGAGGAGTGCGGGCCCGTTGCGGTTCTCAGTCTTACGGAGCTTCAGATGTACGTTCGCTGCGGGCGTGAGGCCCTTGGGGGCAAGACTCAGGAGGGGCAGCGCTTTTGGTTTAAGCTTGGCAAGGTGGACCCGCTGACCAACGAGTTCAGGGTGCTCTCGGCGCGCGAAATGGAAGACAAGCCGGACCCCGGGGAGTGGCCGCCACTGGCTGACTAA
- a CDS encoding DUF697 domain-containing protein, which yields MKKNVNILLLAFSIFLVFSLVVFLFHNIVVMSDLVSSLHPGAGLFLKYALSLLVLAGLCWLLGAFVIRPEALIPPVDPTPEEKARYLKRLDRRLRKNKLLRQSGTCRESDSIEIKLSVLEAMANEEIRSAAKKVFLSTAVSQNGRLDSLVVFLSTAFLVWKVSHIYNQRPSLKEMYSIYLNVVGSSFVSYGIDEIDIKTQINALVEPLMAHAVGHVPIVSSITSSFANAFFHGAVNCILVSRVGLLTKNYISMGYDLDNGLRKSSFQEAVSFARDVFTGSFKELKNALCEVASAPLEKLKTKTARAAKSASERVGDVCGAVADGAKSGVQKTAEAVSSAGCSVATGAKAARGRAVDACGSMKDGTVAGAQKAVGAISSAGHKVASLFKGKKKAEPETP from the coding sequence ATGAAAAAGAACGTAAACATCCTGCTCTTAGCCTTCTCCATCTTCCTGGTGTTCTCTCTCGTGGTGTTTCTGTTCCACAATATTGTCGTGATGTCGGACCTGGTGTCGTCACTTCATCCCGGGGCCGGGCTCTTTCTCAAATATGCCTTGTCTCTTCTTGTTCTGGCTGGTCTCTGCTGGCTGTTGGGCGCTTTCGTGATACGCCCGGAAGCCCTCATTCCTCCCGTTGATCCCACGCCCGAAGAAAAGGCGCGCTACCTGAAGAGACTTGACCGGCGCTTGCGAAAAAACAAGCTGCTGCGGCAAAGCGGCACGTGCCGGGAATCGGACAGCATCGAGATCAAACTGTCTGTGCTCGAGGCCATGGCGAATGAAGAGATACGGAGCGCGGCGAAAAAGGTTTTTCTCTCCACGGCAGTCTCGCAGAATGGAAGACTGGACTCTCTTGTGGTTTTTCTCAGTACAGCGTTTCTCGTGTGGAAGGTGTCGCACATCTACAATCAACGCCCGTCGCTCAAGGAGATGTACTCGATATATCTGAATGTCGTCGGCTCGTCGTTCGTGTCGTACGGCATCGATGAGATCGACATCAAAACGCAGATAAATGCCCTGGTTGAGCCGTTGATGGCCCATGCCGTCGGCCATGTGCCCATCGTTTCCTCGATAACGTCCTCGTTTGCCAACGCCTTTTTCCACGGAGCCGTGAATTGCATCCTGGTATCCCGTGTGGGGCTTCTTACGAAGAATTATATCAGCATGGGGTACGACCTGGACAACGGCCTCAGGAAGAGCTCCTTTCAGGAAGCGGTGTCCTTTGCGAGGGATGTGTTCACAGGTTCGTTCAAGGAATTGAAGAACGCCCTGTGCGAAGTCGCTTCCGCCCCGCTTGAGAAGCTGAAGACAAAAACGGCCAGAGCCGCCAAGAGCGCTTCCGAACGAGTTGGGGATGTTTGCGGGGCGGTAGCTGATGGCGCCAAGTCCGGTGTTCAGAAAACCGCCGAAGCGGTGTCCTCGGCCGGATGCAGCGTCGCAACTGGGGCCAAGGCCGCACGCGGGCGGGCCGTGGACGCCTGCGGGTCCATGAAGGACGGGACAGTGGCCGGAGCACAGAAGGCGGTCGGCGCGATATCCTCGGCCGGCCATAAAGTGGCTTCCCTGTTCAAGGGGAAAAAGAAAGCCGAACCTGAAACACCGTGA
- a CDS encoding IMP cyclohydrolase: protein MSDLKKMYTTIQGDPFPEDMTITLGDKTLKFKKRTWTIEGEAKGLRYGENPDQPAALYQLTENSLELDGVTFRGPKRGLVSALTEKHLIQSGKHPGKTNLTDVDNGLNILQYLSAKPAAVILKHNNPCGAAWTNEGLAVAFERANLSDRIAAFGGAIVVNRTMDKVTAEQIVANYFEVVAAPDYEPEALDILKTKKNLRIIAIPGISDLTAFVGEPFLDVKSLMDGGMVVQFSFRNRILTGDDFLPAKGETKDGKAFVARGPSPQEADDLLFAWAVEAGVTSNSVIFARNGATVGIGTGEQDRVGVVQLTIYKAYTKYADLLAFQRHKLSIHELREKAATDDALAKALADIEAQTKADRGGLPGSVLVSDGFFPFRDGVDLAIAQGVTAIAQPGGSIRDWEVVQAVNEAVPSVAMVFTGQRSFKH from the coding sequence ATGAGTGATCTCAAAAAAATGTACACCACCATCCAGGGAGACCCCTTCCCGGAAGATATGACAATTACCTTGGGCGACAAAACCCTGAAGTTCAAAAAGCGTACCTGGACAATAGAGGGAGAGGCCAAGGGGCTGCGTTACGGAGAAAATCCGGATCAGCCTGCCGCCCTGTACCAGCTCACGGAAAACTCCCTGGAGCTGGACGGCGTCACCTTCAGGGGGCCAAAGCGCGGGCTGGTCTCGGCGCTCACGGAAAAACACCTGATCCAGTCCGGAAAACATCCCGGCAAGACGAACCTTACGGATGTGGACAACGGGTTGAACATTCTGCAGTACCTTTCGGCCAAGCCGGCAGCGGTCATCCTCAAGCACAACAACCCCTGCGGCGCTGCCTGGACCAACGAAGGTCTGGCCGTGGCCTTTGAGCGGGCCAACCTGTCCGACCGCATCGCTGCCTTCGGCGGGGCCATCGTGGTCAATCGCACCATGGACAAGGTCACAGCCGAGCAGATCGTGGCCAACTACTTCGAAGTGGTGGCCGCCCCGGACTACGAGCCCGAGGCCCTTGATATCTTAAAGACAAAAAAGAACCTGCGCATCATCGCCATCCCAGGCATAAGCGACCTGACGGCCTTTGTGGGCGAGCCCTTCCTGGACGTGAAATCCCTTATGGACGGCGGCATGGTGGTGCAGTTCTCCTTCCGCAACCGCATCCTCACGGGTGACGATTTCCTTCCTGCCAAGGGTGAGACCAAGGACGGCAAGGCCTTCGTGGCCCGTGGCCCCAGCCCCCAGGAGGCCGACGACCTCCTTTTCGCCTGGGCCGTGGAGGCAGGCGTCACCTCGAACTCGGTCATCTTCGCGAGAAACGGCGCCACGGTTGGCATCGGCACCGGCGAGCAGGACCGCGTTGGCGTGGTGCAGCTCACCATCTACAAGGCCTACACCAAGTATGCCGACCTTCTGGCCTTCCAGCGCCACAAGCTCTCCATTCACGAGCTGCGCGAAAAGGCCGCCACGGACGATGCCTTGGCCAAGGCCCTGGCGGACATCGAGGCCCAGACCAAGGCCGACAGGGGCGGACTGCCCGGCTCGGTGCTCGTCTCCGACGGGTTCTTCCCCTTCCGCGACGGCGTAGACCTGGCCATTGCCCAGGGAGTGACGGCGATCGCCCAGCCCGGCGGCTCCATCCGGGACTGGGAGGTGGTGCAGGCCGTCAACGAGGCGGTCCCGTCCGTGGCCATGGTGTTCACGGGTCAGCGTTCCTTCAAGCATTAG